TTCCGGCAACCCTCAAATGGACCATGCGGCACGAGGGATTTCATGGCGCCCAAGCGGTCGCCCTGCGTCACGGTTTCACGAGACCGCTGCAGGTCCATGATCGAGCTCCGATTTGCGAGGGTGGGGGCGACAGCTCATGGTTGTGCATGTCCGAATACGATACGGACGGAGTCCCCATGCATGTGGAGGATTGGCAAGAAGCCCTGGGGCCGTTGGGGGTCCCGCTTGCTTGCGACGATCCCAGTTGGCAAGCTCAATGCGCGGAGACCTCTGCTGTCATGTGTGGCGGCATCGAATGCCCCACCCTTCCTTCGTTCTCCGCATTATGCAACCCTCAAAGTTTTTGCGAATACCACCCCACCGCGGTTGCGGCACCCTGGCAAAACTATAATTCCTATATCTACGTACCGCCCGGGTCTACATTCAACATGGGCACAAATCCGGATGACCCCGGCCACCAAGCCAATGAAGCCCCGGTAGTGGCGATAAACTTCAGCCGTGGTTATTTCATCGGTCAATACGAGGCCACCATCGAGGCCTATGAGGCCTGTCGCGCGGCCGGAGCTTGCCTGGCTCGAGACTACGAGACATGGGACGCAAACGGATGGGGTATGAATCATTCCGCTTCGCGGCCGCTGCACCCCGTCAACTCCTTGAACGGAAATTCCGCCTTCGCGCTATGCGAATATCTCATCCCCGGGGGGCGCCTGCCCATCAGGCCCGAGTGGGAATTCGCCGCCAGAGGACCGGCATCCTATCTATACCCCCACGGAAACACGGAGCCAACCTGCGTAGATCAGCAAGCTGGCTTCAACATGCTTGGAACCCCTGCGGGCTATGGATGCGGCACGGGAGGTACCCATCCTGTCAACGCCATGCCCAACGGCGTCTCCCCCATAGGAGCCTGGAACATGTCCGGGAATGTTTGGGAATGGACCGCCGGCTGTTGGAACGACGACTATTCCTCCTTCCCTGCCAGCGGCTATTCGAGCCCGGAATGCCCAAGCAAATACTTCGCGGATTTAGCCGGCGGGGGCTTCAACGATTCGGCATTACGCGTGAGACCGGCCTCGAGACATAGGGCATATATATACCTTGCCAATTCGAACGTGGGGGTCCGTTGCGCCGCCTCGGCTTCCTGGGTCTACGAATAATCCTGTTTTTGCGCTTATTTGGTCAACACGATGACGGTATTCCAACAAAAATACCGCAAAGGCGGGAATACTTTTAGGAAGAGTTTATCCAGCGCGTTGAGAAAGGCGAAGGTTCGGCTAAACTTCGGGGCGTCCTTGATCACTTTCTTCCAATACCGCTCTTTGGCGGGATTGGCTCGCTCGATCAGGTAAAAATAAATAAAAATCCACAGAGTGAAGAACCAGAACTCCCGATGGGTTCCAGTGCTAAAATAGGGATACATCTCTTTCAAGTCCTTGAACCGGAATGGGCGTTCGTCCGGGGTACGCACGGTCCGGGCGATATGCCGATAGATGTTGATAATCGGATTATAGGAAAGTGGCTCGATGAAAACCGCTTTTCCACCTGGTTTGAGTACACGTGCGGCCTCTTGAACGGCCTTTCGGAAATCCACATGATGCAACACCCCGTTGCCGTAGACGAAGTCGAATGATCCGTCGGCATAGTCTATTTTTTCGGCGGTCATGCGATGGGCATCGACCTTGACTCCGTACTTTTCGGCGACTCTGCTGACGACCTCAACCATGCCGTTGGAGATGTCGGTAGCTACCACCTCCGCCCCCTGCAAAGCGAAATAAACCGAACCCTCCCCCGCCCCACAGCCCAACTCTAAAATCCGCCTTCCCTTCATCTCGCCCATCTGCTCGAGGGCATATTGGTTCTCGAGGGCGGTGGAGGCCTCGAAGCTCTCCCGGACCAATATTTCGTTTAAATCCATCGACTTGGCCCACTCGTCGTGGAATGCCTCCTCGCTGATCTGTCTTTCAGTCTGTTGCGCCTGGCTCTCTGTCATGGCTCCAATCCTTCCTGCTCATCGACGATATAGATCGGGCGCTGTTTCACCTCGTCGCTGATCCTACCGATGTACTCGCCCACTACGCCCAGAGTGATCAACTGAACGCCTCCAAAGAAGAAAATCGCGGTCATGGTAGAAGCCCATCCGATAATAGGCTTGTCGGTGAATATCTTCATTCCCAAGATGTAAAGTATATATAAGAGGGAAATCCCGCTGATCCAAAAGCCCATGTGGCCGGCAATCTGCAAGGGCACATTGGAGAAAGAGGTAATCCCGTCCAGGGCTAATTTGAACATCTTGCCAAGACTGTACTTCGTCTCGCCGGAATGCCGGGGGTCTCTCACATATTCGACTCCGATCTGCCGAAACCCCAACCAGCTCACCATCCCCCGGACATAACGGTGTCGCTCCCGCAGTTTATTGAAGACGATCACGGCCTTGCGGCTCATTAAGCGAAAATCCCCCACATCAACAGGGATCGAAAATCCCGTCAAATAGCGAAGCAAGCGATAAAACACCTTCGCCGTGGCCTTCTTGAAAAAGCCTTCCCCCTGACGCCGGCTGCGCACGGCATAGACGACTTCGTATCCTTCGCGAAATTTTTGATAAAGGCTTGGAATGATCTCGGGAGGATCCTGCAAATCGGCATCGATGATGACGACCGCCTCTCCGGAGGAAGCATCCAATCCCGCCGTCACAGCGATTTGGTGACCGAAATTTCGGGAAAATGACAGATATTTGACCTCCGGATCCTTCTCACGCAGAGCTTTCACCTTGGCAAGCGTGGTATCCGAGCTTCCGTCGTTGATGAAGAGATATTCCGCGGGGCCGAGGGAGGAAAGCGCGGCCTTGAGCCTTTGATAGAGAAGGTCGATGTTGCTCGCCTCGTTGTATACCGGGATGACCACCGAAATATTTGGCCTAGAAGCGGACATGGCCTCGAATTATACCCGGCGACTGAGTGATTACCAAGCGAATGATAGTGTCAAAAATCAGGTATATTGACGGACCTCCGGCGCTCCTCTACGGAATCCCACATACGGAAAGCCCGGATACAGCCCCGACGTCCGACGTCCACCGATATATCTTGGACCTCAGGACGTTCCTTCATCTCTTCCAAAAAGGCCTGCCACTCCGCGGCGCGAGATTTAACCTCCCCACAGGTAAAAGCCACCCACTTCACCCGAAGCGAGCGGAGGGTCTCCCAATCGGGAGCCTTGTCCAAACGTTTCAACCATTCCTCTCGAATCCGGATCTTTTCTCGGCTGACCGGCATTGCATAGGTGTTTTGGTCCATTTGCAGGGTGGGGAGACCGGTAAAAAGTGCAATCTTAAGACTCGTATCCGGGCTGCTCCAGACCATTCCCCACGGATCCGGATCGGAGAGGATGCGTTCGACGAGGGACTTCAAGGGACCCTCCAAACGGGGTTGGCCGTAAGCGGCGATCCTCAGTTCCGCGCGCGTAAAACTACGGGGATGCTTAAGCGCAAGATCCGTCAAGAATTTTACGGGGGTAACCATGCTGAACCCGATTAGGCCCGTGACGCAAAGGTATCGCGTCCAAGAACGAAGGGCCCAGGGCACAACCAGCGAGGCCATCAGTAATTTTCCGGAGAATTCGAAACCAAAATACCATTTAATGATGTCCCAACTGTAGGAATAGCGAAAAAATAGGGGAACCAAGAAGCACAGGACGGAAAATGCGGCTAGCAGAGAATACGTCGCCTGTCTTTTTCGGATGGCGGCGACCCAGAGGATGGGGATGAGGAATAAAATGAGCCCGAATCCGCTCAGATACCAAGTCAGGGCTTGAGTCCAGTTCAAAGGAAACCGAGATCCCCAATATTCGTAGCGCAAGTAACTGGGAGGCCAAGAAAAAAGGATAGGTTGATTCTCTAAATTACTCGAAAACTGGAAAAAACCTCCCAATGCAAAGGCTCCAAACAAGGCCAGACCCCCAACCAAAACGCCCACAAACAGGGCCTGCAGCCTATTTTGCGAACCGCAAACCAGGTAATAAGCGAATACAAGGCCCAATGCCGCCAACAAAGTCAGAAACAGCATGACTTGAGCCAGACTTAGCGCCGCCAATATCGCGACACCAACAGCCAAAGCCCAGGGGTTTTTCCTCTCGAACCATGTCTTGAACAGCAGGATCGCCCCGAGAAACAACCCAATGCCTAAGCCCATCGGATGCTGGAAGAAGTACATCATGAAGTGAGGATGCACCCCTCGACGCAAGACGAACATCTGCTGCCAATGAGGTATCTGGAATAAATCACCCATGCCTGGGTCGTTTTTCGAGAGGAACCAGCTCAGACCTCCCGTCAAGGTCACCAGGGCCAAAGCCATTGTCCAGCCTACGCGAGGAACCACGAGCTGCTTGAGAAAAAACAAGAACACGCCGACAAACGAAACCCAACTGAATAAAGTTGCAAGGTCGACCCCGAGATACCCCGGAAGCCCGAAGGCCAATGAGAAATATGCTGCGATTAAATTGAAACCGTAATGATACCGGTAAGGAATTTCGGGAAACGCCGTAAAAGACGGAGGAAAATTGCCGCGGAGAATCGATTCGACGACGGGAAGATGGGCTTGAAGACGCACCTCGTCGTAGATGGAATATTTCAATGAAACCGTCGCTACTAGGCCTGTGATAAGAACTACGAGCAATATCCACGGTAGATCGCGAAGGCTAACCTCGAGTCGAAAGCGAAGTGGCTGCCGATGCCTTCTCGAGCCGAGGAAGGCCACTGCAGCGATTCCGGCGCTCAGGAGACTGCCCCAAAAAACACCATGCGGAAAGTCTCGAATAACCCGGCCTATCAATCCCACAAACAAGA
Above is a genomic segment from Deltaproteobacteria bacterium PRO3 containing:
- a CDS encoding formylglycine-generating enzyme family protein: MSPPHLRTTSLEPKPSQTLGRETDVRDYGTRDVETSRDRFTQEFRESLLRDAFSDAPRQRPGIFDESPWRYSLLALPGILSGCSNHPPLIGEGSPSSDGGGPSDSGRPPRDAGTPDVDIPDAGGDADAEPPPTCQVRLPMAVLFYDCVDMAGEGEGPTRVCLSEQKFGGDIAATHSFIEAGMASLRHLYSSGCSPFALDPVIFYPERTLNARLGSPELEFRVTAFGTDGTPLYNYTHLPNRLRDDISALGDDPSRFGIYTVFNGWSNAILPSAQPGTYYLHTQPTPPYAVTSLNLHEGTMPDVPATLKWTMRHEGFHGAQAVALRHGFTRPLQVHDRAPICEGGGDSSWLCMSEYDTDGVPMHVEDWQEALGPLGVPLACDDPSWQAQCAETSAVMCGGIECPTLPSFSALCNPQSFCEYHPTAVAAPWQNYNSYIYVPPGSTFNMGTNPDDPGHQANEAPVVAINFSRGYFIGQYEATIEAYEACRAAGACLARDYETWDANGWGMNHSASRPLHPVNSLNGNSAFALCEYLIPGGRLPIRPEWEFAARGPASYLYPHGNTEPTCVDQQAGFNMLGTPAGYGCGTGGTHPVNAMPNGVSPIGAWNMSGNVWEWTAGCWNDDYSSFPASGYSSPECPSKYFADLAGGGFNDSALRVRPASRHRAYIYLANSNVGVRCAASASWVYE
- a CDS encoding class I SAM-dependent methyltransferase; this encodes MTESQAQQTERQISEEAFHDEWAKSMDLNEILVRESFEASTALENQYALEQMGEMKGRRILELGCGAGEGSVYFALQGAEVVATDISNGMVEVVSRVAEKYGVKVDAHRMTAEKIDYADGSFDFVYGNGVLHHVDFRKAVQEAARVLKPGGKAVFIEPLSYNPIINIYRHIARTVRTPDERPFRFKDLKEMYPYFSTGTHREFWFFTLWIFIYFYLIERANPAKERYWKKVIKDAPKFSRTFAFLNALDKLFLKVFPPLRYFCWNTVIVLTK
- a CDS encoding glycosyltransferase family 2 protein, which codes for MSASRPNISVVIPVYNEASNIDLLYQRLKAALSSLGPAEYLFINDGSSDTTLAKVKALREKDPEVKYLSFSRNFGHQIAVTAGLDASSGEAVVIIDADLQDPPEIIPSLYQKFREGYEVVYAVRSRRQGEGFFKKATAKVFYRLLRYLTGFSIPVDVGDFRLMSRKAVIVFNKLRERHRYVRGMVSWLGFRQIGVEYVRDPRHSGETKYSLGKMFKLALDGITSFSNVPLQIAGHMGFWISGISLLYILYILGMKIFTDKPIIGWASTMTAIFFFGGVQLITLGVVGEYIGRISDEVKQRPIYIVDEQEGLEP